In Salvelinus sp. IW2-2015 linkage group LG23, ASM291031v2, whole genome shotgun sequence, a genomic segment contains:
- the LOC111950115 gene encoding gap junction beta-1 protein-like isoform X1, which translates to MPLTPPVELDLESKMNWASFYAVISGVNRHSTGIGRIWLSVLFIFRILVLVVAAESVWGDEKSGFTCNTQQPGCNSVCYDHFFPISHIRLWALQLILVSTPALLVAMHVAHRRHIDKKLYKLSGRASPKDLEQIKTQKMKITGALWWTYIISLFFRIIFEVTFMYLFYMIYPGYKMIRLVKCDSYPCPNTVDCFVSRPTEKTVFTVFMLAVSGICILLNIAEVVFLAGKACGRHLSNAGDSSMGAWITQKLCSY; encoded by the exons ATGCCTCTTACACCTCCTGTTGAGCTTG ACCTGGAATCGAAAATGAACTGGGCGTCCTTTTATGCCGTCATCAGCGGTGTAAACAGACACTCCACGGGCATCGGTCGCATCTGGCTCTCTGTCCTCTTCATCTTCCGTATCCTGGTCCTGGTGGTTGCAGCAGAGAGTGTGTGGGGRGACGAGAAGTCCGGCTTCACCTGTAATACCCAGCAGCCCGGCTGCAACAGCGTCTGTTATGACCACTTCTTCCCCATCTCACACATCCGTCTGTGGGCCCTGCAGCTCATCTTGGTGTCCACCCCGGCCCTGCTGGTGGCCATGCATGTTGCCCATCGCCGACACATCGACAAGAAGCTCTATAAACTGTCTGGCCGGGCCAGCCCCAAGGACCTGGAGCAGATCAAGACCCAGAAGATGAAGATCACAGGTGCCCTCTGGTGGACATACATCATCAGCCTGTTCTTCCGCATCATCTTCGAAGTGACCTTCATGTATCTCTTCTACATGATCTACCCCGGCTACAAGATGATCAGGCTAGTCAAGTGTGACTCGTACCCCTGCCCCAACACGGTGGACTGCTTTGTGTCCAGGCCCACAGAGAAGACTGTCTTCACTGTGTTCATGCTGGCTGTGTCAGGGATCTGTATCCTGCTCAACATCGCAGAGGTGGTCTTCCTGGCAGGGAAGGCTTGCGGTAGGCACTTAAGCAATGCTGGAGACTCATCCATGGGGGCATGGATCACCCAAAAGCTCTGCTCTTACTAG
- the LOC111950115 gene encoding gap junction beta-1 protein-like isoform X2, whose product MNWASFYAVISGVNRHSTGIGRIWLSVLFIFRILVLVVAAESVWGDEKSGFTCNTQQPGCNSVCYDHFFPISHIRLWALQLILVSTPALLVAMHVAHRRHIDKKLYKLSGRASPKDLEQIKTQKMKITGALWWTYIISLFFRIIFEVTFMYLFYMIYPGYKMIRLVKCDSYPCPNTVDCFVSRPTEKTVFTVFMLAVSGICILLNIAEVVFLAGKACGRHLSNAGDSSMGAWITQKLCSY is encoded by the coding sequence ATGAACTGGGCGTCCTTTTATGCCGTCATCAGCGGTGTAAACAGACACTCCACGGGCATCGGTCGCATCTGGCTCTCTGTCCTCTTCATCTTCCGTATCCTGGTCCTGGTGGTTGCAGCAGAGAGTGTGTGGGGRGACGAGAAGTCCGGCTTCACCTGTAATACCCAGCAGCCCGGCTGCAACAGCGTCTGTTATGACCACTTCTTCCCCATCTCACACATCCGTCTGTGGGCCCTGCAGCTCATCTTGGTGTCCACCCCGGCCCTGCTGGTGGCCATGCATGTTGCCCATCGCCGACACATCGACAAGAAGCTCTATAAACTGTCTGGCCGGGCCAGCCCCAAGGACCTGGAGCAGATCAAGACCCAGAAGATGAAGATCACAGGTGCCCTCTGGTGGACATACATCATCAGCCTGTTCTTCCGCATCATCTTCGAAGTGACCTTCATGTATCTCTTCTACATGATCTACCCCGGCTACAAGATGATCAGGCTAGTCAAGTGTGACTCGTACCCCTGCCCCAACACGGTGGACTGCTTTGTGTCCAGGCCCACAGAGAAGACTGTCTTCACTGTGTTCATGCTGGCTGTGTCAGGGATCTGTATCCTGCTCAACATCGCAGAGGTGGTCTTCCTGGCAGGGAAGGCTTGCGGTAGGCACTTAAGCAATGCTGGAGACTCATCCATGGGGGCATGGATCACCCAAAAGCTCTGCTCTTACTAG
- the LOC111950786 gene encoding gap junction alpha-3 protein-like: MGDWNLLGKLLESAQEHSTVVGKVWLTVLFIFRILVLGAAAEKVWGDEQSGFTCDTKQPGCQNVCYDKTFPISHIRFWVLQIIFVSTPTLIYLGHILHLVRMEEKQKQKEKDLAAQLAIHNDKQQLLPDTKPKKPPVRDDQGRIRLRGVLLRTYVFNIIFKTLFEVGFIVAQYLLYGFELKPLYTCNRSPCPNVVNCYISRPTEKTIFILFMLAVAFISLLLNLVEMYHLGFTKCRQGLRYRRAQSTFEAGYKAPSEAVVPFDPNYNYFPRHLPAPEPYHADEYILTEPDTAYHPYSSKVAYKQNRDNLAVEMNSKPEGGDTTENKGSSSAPGSPAENQRRPSRSSKHSNNKTRLDDLKI; the protein is encoded by the coding sequence ATGGGGGACTGGAACTTGTTGGGCAAGCTGTTGGAGAGTGCCCAGGAGCACTCCACTGTAGTGGGCAAGGTCTGGCTGACCGTGCTCTTCATCTTCAGGATCCTGGTGTTGGGAGCTGCAGCTGAGAAGGTGTGGGGTGACGAGCAGTCTGGCTTCACCTGCGACACCAAGCAGCCTGGTTGTCAAAATGTCTGCTATGACAAGACTTTCCCCATCTCTCACATCCGCTTCTGGGTGCTGCAGATCATCTTTGTGTCCACGCCCACTCTGATCTACCTGGGCCACATCCTGCACCTGGTGCGCATGGAGGAGAAACAGAAGCAGAAGGAGAAAGACTTGGCTGCGCAGCTGGCCATCCACAATGACAAGCAGCAGCTGCTGCCCGACACCAAGCCGAAGAAGCCCCCAGTCCGGGACGATCAGGGCCGCATCCGCCTGCGAGGGGTCCTGCTGCGCACCTATGTCTTCAACATCATCTTCAAGACCCTGTTTGAGGTGGGATTTATCGTAGCTCAGTACCTGCTGTATGGGTTTGAGCTGAAGCCACTGTACACCTGTAACCGCTCACCCTGCCCCAACGTGGTGAACTGCTACATCTCCAGGCCCACAGAAAAGACAATCTTCATCCTCTTCATGCTGGCAGTGGCGTTCATCTCACTGCTACTGAACCTAGTCGAGATGTATCACCTGGGGTTCACCAAGTGCCGCCAGGGCCTCCGGTATAGACGTGCCCAGTCCACATTTGAGGCAGGGTACAAGGCCCCCAGCGAGGCAGTAGTGCCCTTTGACCCGAACTATAACTACTTCCCCAGGCACCTCCCAGCCCCCGAGCCCTACCATGCAGACGAGTACATCTTAACTGAGCCTGACACTGCCTACCACCCCTACAGCAGCAAAGTGGCTTACAAGCAGAACAGAGATAACCTGGCCGTAGAGATGAACAGTAAACCAGAAGGGGGTGACACCACAGAAAATAAAGGCTCCAGTTCTGCTCCAGGGTCGCCTGCAGAGAACCAACGGCGACCCAGTCGATCCAGCAAGCACAGCAATAATAAGACTAGACTAGACGATCTAAAGATCTGA